A genomic region of Thermodesulfobacteriota bacterium contains the following coding sequences:
- a CDS encoding acyltransferase, whose protein sequence is MKIIHKIINRLYNEVLLRLETVEDKIRRHGGTVGEQVFIGKDVLIDYDFAFLLDIGRGAVLSARTVIELHDSSIPNALGKGPNRVGRVIIGERAYIGVGTVILPGSSIGRGAIIGACSLINRDIPEGQVWAGVPARYLCTVEELLEKRKHQSSSLTADFDWMGEIEKTETDYLTVKADFIERVKRFFYSRS, encoded by the coding sequence TTGAAAATAATACACAAAATTATCAACCGGCTATACAATGAAGTCCTGCTGCGACTGGAGACCGTTGAGGATAAAATTCGCCGGCACGGAGGAACGGTAGGGGAGCAGGTATTTATCGGCAAGGACGTTTTGATTGATTACGACTTTGCTTTTTTGCTAGATATTGGCCGAGGTGCCGTTCTGTCCGCAAGGACGGTTATTGAACTACACGATTCATCAATACCCAATGCCCTGGGCAAGGGGCCTAATCGTGTCGGTCGAGTGATTATCGGTGAAAGAGCATATATTGGTGTTGGGACCGTTATTTTGCCAGGAAGCAGTATCGGAAGGGGCGCGATTATAGGCGCTTGTTCTTTGATTAACAGGGATATACCCGAAGGGCAGGTTTGGGCTGGGGTCCCGGCCCGATATCTGTGCACAGTCGAGGAACTTTTAGAAAAACGCAAACATCAAAGCAGCTCATTGACCGCTGATTTTGACTGGATGGGGGAAATCGAAAAAACCGAAACTGATTATTTAACCGTCAAAGCGGATTTTATTGAGCGGGTTAAACGATTTTTCTATTCCAGATCCTGA
- a CDS encoding glycosyltransferase family 9 protein: MTLPVIDYRKHRAGRQSLVEYWRLVRLTIGTAVFNAVRIGHKMVLALGPVRPLEMDRLVVVGFGGIGNHILLLPALSAIKNAHPHVLLHLAAASQICADLMAEDPNVDECSVLDPGWLRSFRLCLKAGRMLAAIHPSAVLVAAGADPVRGSVMTMLSHASIRVGEDWRGRAMFYTHAAPVDPNLSELRRNIRLAGLVGGGEGPGRPCLMLKDEEKNSARRLMHDLTGGKTAKILGVHAGSSSEQSWKRWGLDRFIATVRIVLDRTDMAAVFFLGPDETDLKQSIESARLARTSVFPCLNGIRVAAALIGCCDLFLSNDSGLRHLASAQGLPTITVFGPTSEIKNATDNASDAIIVEDVVQCRPCHYTRWFLACGNSMPCLTRVSPERVAEAVVKTLSDQ, from the coding sequence ATGACGTTACCGGTGATTGATTATCGGAAACACCGGGCAGGCAGACAGTCGCTTGTTGAATACTGGCGTCTGGTCCGCCTGACCATTGGTACCGCTGTATTTAATGCTGTCCGCATCGGCCACAAAATGGTCTTGGCCCTGGGGCCGGTTCGTCCATTGGAGATGGATCGCCTGGTAGTGGTCGGTTTCGGAGGCATTGGTAATCATATTTTGCTGCTGCCGGCCTTATCAGCTATAAAAAATGCTCATCCGCATGTGCTTTTGCATCTGGCCGCGGCATCACAGATTTGTGCCGACCTGATGGCTGAAGATCCCAACGTGGACGAATGTTCGGTTCTGGATCCGGGGTGGTTACGGTCTTTCCGTTTGTGCCTGAAGGCCGGTCGGATGCTGGCTGCCATACACCCGTCAGCGGTATTGGTGGCCGCCGGAGCCGACCCGGTTAGAGGAAGCGTTATGACGATGCTCTCCCATGCCTCGATACGGGTGGGCGAAGACTGGCGGGGACGGGCGATGTTTTATACTCATGCGGCACCGGTTGACCCCAACCTATCGGAACTGAGGCGAAATATAAGACTGGCCGGTTTGGTGGGGGGCGGCGAAGGGCCTGGGCGGCCTTGTCTGATGCTGAAGGACGAGGAAAAGAACTCCGCCCGGCGGTTGATGCATGATCTGACCGGAGGGAAAACGGCAAAAATACTGGGCGTTCATGCCGGATCAAGTTCGGAGCAGTCATGGAAGCGGTGGGGGCTTGATCGTTTCATCGCCACCGTTCGTATTGTTCTGGATCGCACCGACATGGCCGCAGTGTTTTTTTTGGGTCCGGATGAAACGGATTTAAAGCAATCAATTGAATCTGCCCGGCTGGCACGAACTTCTGTTTTCCCTTGCTTGAATGGTATCAGGGTAGCAGCGGCTTTAATCGGGTGTTGCGACCTGTTTCTTTCAAATGACAGTGGCTTGCGCCACCTGGCCTCAGCGCAGGGCCTTCCGACAATCACTGTTTTCGGTCCCACCAGTGAGATTAAAAATGCCACGGATAACGCATCAGATGCGATTATTGTCGAAGATGTGGTTCAGTGTCGCCCCTGTCATTACACCCGCTGGTTTCTTGCTTGTGGAAACAGTATGCCCTGTTTGACGCGGGTTTCACCAGAACGTGTGGCGGAAGCGGTTGTAAAGACTTTAAGTGACCAATAA
- a CDS encoding glycosyltransferase, which yields MTPSDRSHHYILMIAYLFPPLGGSGAIRPLKLAKYLPDYGWIPVVHTVKNPDWYYARDPDLIRELPEDVVITRSHMFKSSWIYSALNPLRSRVMDRFIRRFLLHPDSQVGWLPLACLTALKLVKRYPIKAIYSTSGPLTNHLIAQFVKSRTGLPWVAEFRDEWLEDPALNLPTRHHYRMHYHLEQGIVRKADRVVVMAPAFGDFLAKHVTDTEKFLWLPAGYDAAEFVMPQPSKQSTVFRLVFTGLFYNSFRPNSLLAAVNRLISQGDIPREKIRICFVGANTIADLDVPDDYRVCEFTGFLSRVKALEQLARADMALLLLSRERGSGVIPSKLFDYLAAGRPILALVPPEGAAAGLIRDTRAGEVVDFNDQAGIQSAVSRYFHQWLKDGRVLTETDPEVVQQYTLKSLVKTLADHLDQLARK from the coding sequence GGTTGGATACCGGTTGTTCATACGGTTAAGAATCCCGACTGGTACTATGCCAGAGACCCGGATCTGATCCGCGAGCTACCGGAGGATGTCGTCATTACCAGGAGTCATATGTTTAAATCCTCCTGGATTTATTCCGCGCTCAATCCCTTGCGCAGCCGTGTCATGGATCGTTTCATCAGAAGATTCCTGTTGCATCCGGATAGTCAGGTCGGCTGGCTGCCGTTGGCCTGTCTGACGGCCTTGAAACTGGTAAAACGGTATCCAATAAAAGCTATTTACTCCACCTCGGGGCCGTTAACCAACCATTTGATCGCTCAATTTGTCAAATCCCGGACCGGTCTGCCTTGGGTGGCTGAGTTTCGGGATGAATGGCTGGAAGACCCGGCCCTGAATCTGCCGACCCGGCATCATTACCGTATGCATTATCATCTGGAACAGGGCATTGTCCGTAAAGCCGACAGGGTGGTGGTGATGGCGCCGGCTTTCGGCGATTTTTTAGCAAAGCATGTTACCGACACCGAAAAGTTTTTATGGTTGCCGGCAGGTTATGATGCGGCTGAGTTTGTCATGCCTCAGCCTTCCAAACAGTCAACGGTTTTCCGTCTGGTGTTCACCGGGCTTTTTTACAACAGTTTCCGGCCCAATTCTTTGCTGGCAGCCGTCAACCGTTTAATTTCCCAGGGCGACATACCACGGGAAAAAATCCGTATTTGTTTTGTGGGGGCTAATACTATCGCTGATCTGGATGTCCCCGATGACTATAGGGTATGTGAATTTACAGGTTTTCTAAGCCGGGTCAAAGCCCTTGAACAATTGGCCCGGGCCGATATGGCCCTGCTGCTTCTCAGTCGGGAACGGGGCAGCGGGGTGATCCCCAGCAAACTTTTTGATTACCTGGCAGCGGGTCGACCCATATTGGCGCTGGTGCCTCCAGAGGGGGCGGCCGCAGGGCTGATCCGAGATACCCGAGCCGGAGAAGTAGTGGACTTTAACGATCAGGCCGGCATTCAATCGGCTGTCAGCCGTTATTTTCATCAATGGCTCAAAGACGGGCGTGTATTGACAGAGACTGATCCGGAAGTTGTTCAACAGTATACCCTGAAAAGTCTGGTGAAGACATTGGCTGATCATTTAGATCAATTGGCACGGAAATGA